The Xiphophorus couchianus chromosome 5, X_couchianus-1.0, whole genome shotgun sequence genome includes a region encoding these proteins:
- the LOC114144950 gene encoding GTPase IMAP family member 8-like isoform X1 encodes MAAAEPDLQPVKRRNSLELIPPSMSELRVVLLGGNWSQRSSVGNFILGCNGFNKSLNTFKKISAELEEKQISVINSPDVLFSTAEKLTEFIRKCAEVSDPGPHVFLLVLHSESFTRGEKDKICRILQDFSDRSFDHSLVLILKSRQEGSMIGSPLKDLIRKCRYRNLKMEETEPEQLLIRFGQIARENYENHVRYEDFVEAATTLPSDHQTQKRPASRPAAVKPKSRGEQILPPLNLVLFGPNEPLKTAAAKVILGHKDLPSECVRKQGEVFGRGVSLVELPALYGKAEQEVMEESFRCVSLCDPEGVHAFILVLPVGPLTDEDKGELHTIQDTFSSRVNDFTIILFTTELDPEHPDVDKFIKENKNIQDLLQICGGRYFVLNIRDRRQIKELMETLQKNVSDREKDSSYTTKTLLWGQMEEKLQLQNKLKKFESKTVATDPQQIPAADCLRIVLIGKTGGGKSSSGNTILGRKQFEAKASQQSVTRNCQKAQTVIAGRRVVVVDTPGLFDNTLTADQVDEELLKCISLLAPGPHVFLLVLQVGRFTEEEKRTLRQMKKVFGKNSEDFTLILFTGGDKLQYEEKTIEEYIREGCDESFRKLVNDCGGRFHVFNNYDTKNRSQTNELIQKINNMVKKNKGKCFTSEMLQEAEAAIQREVKRILEEKEEEIQKLKEELQKKHQEEKETLRRKMKEQREEMEKERKQRDEQFKEMEENNRKEREQKNREQREREEEEKKRKEEEERQQQQWGKERQDLEKKIKQESEEKETIDRKLEEMRKQMEEKRDAWEKERKEWWEKRHREDEERREELKRFQEKYEKEREKYENQRREDEKRRREQEEERKELEEKYQNQLEEVKRKFEDEARKHAEEFNEFKEKYKKDFSALLQKHGEKREK; translated from the exons ATGGCTGCTGCAGAACCTG acCTGCAGCCTGTGAAACGAAGAAACAGCCTGGAACTTATTCCTCCTTCCA tgtCTGAGCTCAGAGTGGTTCTACTGGGAGGAAACTGGTCTCAGAGGAGTTCAGTGGGGAACTTCATACTGGGATGTAATGGATTCAACAAATCATTGAACACCTTTAAGAAGATTTCTGCTGAACTGGAAGAGAAACAAATATCAGTGATCAACAGTCCAGATGTTTTGTTCTCCACAGCAGAAAAACTGACAGAGTTCATTAGAAAATGTGCTGAAGTCTCTGATCCTGGACCTCATGTCTTCCTGTTGGTTCTTCATTCTGAAAGTTTCACTAGAGGAGAGAAAGATAAGATCTGCAGAATCCTTCAAGACTTCAGTGATCGATCATTTGATCATTCATTGGTTCTGATCCTGAAGTCCAGACAGGAAGGTTCTATGATCGGTTCTCCTCTGAAGGATCTGATCAGAAAATGTAGATACAGAAATTTAAAGATGGAGGAAACTGAACCTGAGCAGCTGCTGATTCGCTTTGGTCAAATTGCAAgagaaaattatgaaaatcaTGTGAGATATGAAGATTTTGTAGAAGCAGCAACAACTTTACCGTCAGACCATCAGACTCAGAAACGACCAGCATCCAGACCTGCTGCTG ttaaaCCCAAATCTAGAGGAGAGCAGATTCTGCCTCCTTTAaacctggttctgtttggtccAAATGAACCACTGAAGACGGCAGCAGCCAAGGTCATTCTAGGTCACAAGGATCTTCCTTCAGAGTGTGTTAGAAAGCAGGGAGAGGTGTTTGGACGTGGGGTTTCTCTGGTGGAGCTGCCTGCGCTGTATGGAAAAGCTGAGCAGGAAGTGATGGAGGAATCCTTCAGGTGTGTCTCCCTCTGTGATCCTGAGGGTGTCCACGCCTTCATCCTGGTCCTACCTGTGGGTCCCCTCACTGATGAAGACAAGGGAGAGTTACACACCATCCAGGACACATTCAGCTCTAGAGTCAACGACTTCACCATCATCCTCTTCACTACAGAGTTGGATCCTGAACATCCAGATGTTGATAAGTTTATAAAGGAGAACAAGAACATCCAGGATCTCCTCCAGATCTGTGGAGGAAGATATTTTGTTCTGAACATCAGAGACAGACGGCAGATCAAAGAACTGATGGAGAcgctgcagaaaaatgtttctgacagagaGAAAGATTCATCTTATACAACTAAAACATTATTATGGGGCcaaatggaggaaaaactgcagcTACAGAATAAACTGAAGAAGTTTGAATCAAAGACTGTGGCTACAG accctCAGCAGATCCCAGCAGCAGATTGTCTCCGGATCGTTCTGATCGGGAAAACTGGTGGCGGGAAAAGTTCATCAGGAAACACCATCCTGGGCaggaagcagtttgaagctaaaGCGTCTCAACAGTCGGTGACTAGAAACTGtcagaaagcccagactgtgaTCGCAGGTCGGCGGGTCGTCGTGGTCGACACTCCTGGTCTGTTTGACAACACTCTGACCGCCGACCAGGTGGACGAGGAGCTGCTGAAGTGCATCAGCCTGCTGGCCCCGGGGCCACACGTCTTCCTGCTGGTGCTGCAGGTCGGCAGATTCACAGAGGAAGAGAAACGGACTTTAAGGCAAATGAAGaaagtttttggtaaaaactcAGAAGATTTCACCCTCATTCTGTTCACTGGAGGAGATAAACTGCAGTACGAAGAGAAAACAATAGAAGAATACATTAGAGAGGGATGTGATGAATCCTTTAGGAAGCTGGTCAACGACTGCGGAGGAAGATTTCAcgtttttaataattatgatACAAAGAACCGATCACAAACCAATGAACTGATCCAGAAGATCAATAACATGGTGAAGAAGaacaaaggaaaatgtttcaccaGCGAGATGCTGCAGGAGGCCGAAGCTGCCATCCAGAGAGAGGTGAAGAGGATCctggaggagaaagaagaagaaattcagAAACTGAAGGAGGAACTTCAAAAGAAAcaccaagaagaaaaagaaacactgagaagaaaaatgaaagaacagagagaagagatggagaaagagagaaaacagagagatGAACAATTTAAAGAGATGgaggaaaacaacaggaaggagagagagcagaaaaacagagaacagagagaaagagaagaggaagagaagaaaagaaaagaggaggaagaacgacaacaacaacagtggGGAAAAGAACGACAAGATTTAGAGAAAAAGATCAAACAGGAAtcagaagaaaaggaaacaatcGACAGAAAACTGGAAGAGATGAGAAAACAGATGGAGGAAAAACGAGACGCCTgggagaaggaaagaaaggagtgGTGGGAAAAACGACACCGAGAAGACGAAGAGAGACGAGAAGAACTGAAGAGATTTCAGGAGAAATacgaaaaagaaagagagaaatatgaaaaccagaggagagaagatgaaaagaggaggagagaacaggaggaggagaggaaagaaTTAGAGGAAAAATATCAGAATCAACTGGAGGAAGTAAAGAGGAAGTTTGAAGACGAAGccagaaaacatgcagaagaatTTAATGagttcaaagaaaaatataagaaagatttttctgctctgctgcaaaAACATGGAGAGAAACGagagaaatga
- the LOC114144950 gene encoding GTPase IMAP family member 8-like isoform X2, whose amino-acid sequence MEETEPEQLLIRFGQIARENYENHVRYEDFVEAATTLPSDHQTQKRPASRPAAVKPKSRGEQILPPLNLVLFGPNEPLKTAAAKVILGHKDLPSECVRKQGEVFGRGVSLVELPALYGKAEQEVMEESFRCVSLCDPEGVHAFILVLPVGPLTDEDKGELHTIQDTFSSRVNDFTIILFTTELDPEHPDVDKFIKENKNIQDLLQICGGRYFVLNIRDRRQIKELMETLQKNVSDREKDSSYTTKTLLWGQMEEKLQLQNKLKKFESKTVATDPQQIPAADCLRIVLIGKTGGGKSSSGNTILGRKQFEAKASQQSVTRNCQKAQTVIAGRRVVVVDTPGLFDNTLTADQVDEELLKCISLLAPGPHVFLLVLQVGRFTEEEKRTLRQMKKVFGKNSEDFTLILFTGGDKLQYEEKTIEEYIREGCDESFRKLVNDCGGRFHVFNNYDTKNRSQTNELIQKINNMVKKNKGKCFTSEMLQEAEAAIQREVKRILEEKEEEIQKLKEELQKKHQEEKETLRRKMKEQREEMEKERKQRDEQFKEMEENNRKEREQKNREQREREEEEKKRKEEEERQQQQWGKERQDLEKKIKQESEEKETIDRKLEEMRKQMEEKRDAWEKERKEWWEKRHREDEERREELKRFQEKYEKEREKYENQRREDEKRRREQEEERKELEEKYQNQLEEVKRKFEDEARKHAEEFNEFKEKYKKDFSALLQKHGEKREK is encoded by the exons ATGGAGGAAACTGAACCTGAGCAGCTGCTGATTCGCTTTGGTCAAATTGCAAgagaaaattatgaaaatcaTGTGAGATATGAAGATTTTGTAGAAGCAGCAACAACTTTACCGTCAGACCATCAGACTCAGAAACGACCAGCATCCAGACCTGCTGCTG ttaaaCCCAAATCTAGAGGAGAGCAGATTCTGCCTCCTTTAaacctggttctgtttggtccAAATGAACCACTGAAGACGGCAGCAGCCAAGGTCATTCTAGGTCACAAGGATCTTCCTTCAGAGTGTGTTAGAAAGCAGGGAGAGGTGTTTGGACGTGGGGTTTCTCTGGTGGAGCTGCCTGCGCTGTATGGAAAAGCTGAGCAGGAAGTGATGGAGGAATCCTTCAGGTGTGTCTCCCTCTGTGATCCTGAGGGTGTCCACGCCTTCATCCTGGTCCTACCTGTGGGTCCCCTCACTGATGAAGACAAGGGAGAGTTACACACCATCCAGGACACATTCAGCTCTAGAGTCAACGACTTCACCATCATCCTCTTCACTACAGAGTTGGATCCTGAACATCCAGATGTTGATAAGTTTATAAAGGAGAACAAGAACATCCAGGATCTCCTCCAGATCTGTGGAGGAAGATATTTTGTTCTGAACATCAGAGACAGACGGCAGATCAAAGAACTGATGGAGAcgctgcagaaaaatgtttctgacagagaGAAAGATTCATCTTATACAACTAAAACATTATTATGGGGCcaaatggaggaaaaactgcagcTACAGAATAAACTGAAGAAGTTTGAATCAAAGACTGTGGCTACAG accctCAGCAGATCCCAGCAGCAGATTGTCTCCGGATCGTTCTGATCGGGAAAACTGGTGGCGGGAAAAGTTCATCAGGAAACACCATCCTGGGCaggaagcagtttgaagctaaaGCGTCTCAACAGTCGGTGACTAGAAACTGtcagaaagcccagactgtgaTCGCAGGTCGGCGGGTCGTCGTGGTCGACACTCCTGGTCTGTTTGACAACACTCTGACCGCCGACCAGGTGGACGAGGAGCTGCTGAAGTGCATCAGCCTGCTGGCCCCGGGGCCACACGTCTTCCTGCTGGTGCTGCAGGTCGGCAGATTCACAGAGGAAGAGAAACGGACTTTAAGGCAAATGAAGaaagtttttggtaaaaactcAGAAGATTTCACCCTCATTCTGTTCACTGGAGGAGATAAACTGCAGTACGAAGAGAAAACAATAGAAGAATACATTAGAGAGGGATGTGATGAATCCTTTAGGAAGCTGGTCAACGACTGCGGAGGAAGATTTCAcgtttttaataattatgatACAAAGAACCGATCACAAACCAATGAACTGATCCAGAAGATCAATAACATGGTGAAGAAGaacaaaggaaaatgtttcaccaGCGAGATGCTGCAGGAGGCCGAAGCTGCCATCCAGAGAGAGGTGAAGAGGATCctggaggagaaagaagaagaaattcagAAACTGAAGGAGGAACTTCAAAAGAAAcaccaagaagaaaaagaaacactgagaagaaaaatgaaagaacagagagaagagatggagaaagagagaaaacagagagatGAACAATTTAAAGAGATGgaggaaaacaacaggaaggagagagagcagaaaaacagagaacagagagaaagagaagaggaagagaagaaaagaaaagaggaggaagaacgacaacaacaacagtggGGAAAAGAACGACAAGATTTAGAGAAAAAGATCAAACAGGAAtcagaagaaaaggaaacaatcGACAGAAAACTGGAAGAGATGAGAAAACAGATGGAGGAAAAACGAGACGCCTgggagaaggaaagaaaggagtgGTGGGAAAAACGACACCGAGAAGACGAAGAGAGACGAGAAGAACTGAAGAGATTTCAGGAGAAATacgaaaaagaaagagagaaatatgaaaaccagaggagagaagatgaaaagaggaggagagaacaggaggaggagaggaaagaaTTAGAGGAAAAATATCAGAATCAACTGGAGGAAGTAAAGAGGAAGTTTGAAGACGAAGccagaaaacatgcagaagaatTTAATGagttcaaagaaaaatataagaaagatttttctgctctgctgcaaaAACATGGAGAGAAACGagagaaatga
- the LOC114144883 gene encoding MAP7 domain-containing protein 3-like yields MNNWDKRRSWAKPSISTEAKTSISTEAKPSISTEAKPSISIEAKTSISIEAKPSISTEAKPSISIEAKPSISIEAKTSISIEATPSISIETSISTEAKTSISIEAKPSISTEAKTSISTEAKTSISIEAKPSISTEAKTSISIEAKTSISIEATPSISIEAKPSISTEAKPSISIEAKTSISIEAKPSISIEAKPSISTEAKPSISTEAKTSISIEAKTSISIEAKTSISTEAKPSISTEAKTSISIETKTSISIEAKTSISTEAKTSISI; encoded by the exons ATGAACAACTGGGACAAAAGGAGATCCTG GGCTAAGCCAAGCATTAGCACTGAGGCTAAGACAAGCATTAGCACTGAGGCTAAGCCAAGCATTAGCACTGAGGCTAAGCCAAGCATTAGCATTGAGGCTAAGACAAGCATTAGCATTGAGGCTAAGCCAAGCATTAGCACTGAGGCTAAGCCAAGCATTAGCATTGAGGCTAAGCCAAGCATTAGCATTGAGGCTAAGACAAGCATTAGCATTGAGGCTACGCCAAGCATTAGCATTGAG ACAAGCATTAGCACTGAGGCTAAGACAAGCATTAGCATTGAGGCTAAGCCAAGCATTAGCACTGAGGCTAAGACAAGCATTAGCACTGAGGCTAAGACAAGCATTAGCATTGAGGCTAAGCCAAGCATTAGCACTGAGGCTAAGACAAGCATTAGCATTGAGGCTAAGACAAGCATTAGCATTGAGGCTACGCCAAGCATTAGCATTGAGGCTAAGCCAAGCATTAGCACTGAGGCTAAGCCAAGCATTAGCATTGAGGCTAAGACAAGCATTAGCATTGAGGCTAAGCCAAGCATTAGCATAGAGGCTAAGCCAAGCATTAGCACAGAGGCTAAGCCAAGCATTAGCACTGAGGCTAAGACAAGCATTAGCATTGAGGCTAAGACAAGCATTAGCATAGAGGCTAAGACAAGCATTAGCACAGAGGCTAAGCCAAGCATTAGCACTGAGGCTAAGACAAGCATTAGCATTGAGACTAAGACAAGCATTAGCATTGAGGCTAAGACAAGCATTAGCACTGAGGCTAAGACAAGCATTAGCATTTAG
- the LOC114144955 gene encoding actin-5-like isoform X2 gives MEKQVAPVVIDNGSGFTKAGFSGEDAPCAVFPSVVGRPTHQGVAVAGGQKDRFIGAEALSHRDLLTLKNPIERGVVVNWDDMEKIWHHTFYNELHVDPANHPVLLTEAPLNPKPNKEKTTQVMFEAFSCPAMYVAMQPVLSMYSSGRTTGTVMESGDGCSHAVPVYEGYALPQAVLRLNLGGADLTDYLVKLLTSRGFSFSSAGQREMVNGMKEKLCFVALDFDQEVKSAASSSSLDKTYKLPDGRDISIGAERIRCPEALFKPELIEMEAAGVHETIHSSIMKCEVDVRKDLFSTILLSGGSTLFSGISDRMKKEISHLAPPTVKIQIFAPAERQFSVWNGGSVLASLSSFQQMWISKQEYEESGPGVVHRKCF, from the exons ATGGAGAAACAAGTCGCTCCTGTCGTCATTGACAACGGCTCCGGTTTTACCAAAGCTGGTTTTTCTGGAGAAGATGCTCCCTGCGCCGTGTTTCCGTCAGTGGTTGGTCGCCCCACGcaccag GGCGTGGCGGTGGCTGGAGGACAGAAGGACAGATTTATAGGAGCTGAAGCTCTGAGTCACAGAGATCTGCTGACCCTGAAGAATCCCATCGAACGTGGCGTCGTCGTCAACTGGGACGACATGGAGAAG ATCTGGCATCACACCTTCTACAACGAGCTTCACGTTGATCCTGCGAATCATCCGGTCCTGCTGACCGAGGCGCCGCTCAACCCcaaaccaaacaaggagaagacGACACAG GTCATGTTCGAGGCCTTCAGCTGTCCTGCCATGTACGTGGCCATGCAGCCGGTCCTGTCCATGTACTCCTCTGGTCGGACCACAG GGACGGTGATGGAGTCCGGTGACGGCTGCAGTCATGCCGTTCCGGTTTATGAAGGCTACGCTCTGCCTCAGGCCGTCCTGCGCCTGAACCTGGGTGGAGCGGACCTGACGGATTACCTGGTGAAGCTCCTGACCAGCAGAGGATTCAGCTTCAGCTCCGCCG GTCAGCGTGAGATGGTAAATGGTATGAAGGAGAAGCTCTGCTTCGTGGCTCTGGACTTCGACCAGGAGGTGAAGTCGGCggcttcttcctcctccctggACAAAACCTACAAGCTTCCTGATGGACGAGACATTTCCATCGGCGCAGAGCGGATCCGCTGTCCAGAGGCGCTCTTCAAGCCTGAACTCATCG AAATGGAGGCAGCTGGAGTTCATGAAACCATCCACAGCAGCATCATGAAGTGTGAGGTGGATGTTCGTAAAGACCTTTTCTCCACCATCCTGCTGTCTGGAGGCTCCACCTTGTTCTCTGGGATCTCTGATCGCATGAAGAAGGAAATCTCTCATCTCGCCCCGCCGACCGTGAAGATCCAG ATCTTCGCCCCCGCTGAGAGGCAGTTCTCCGTCTGGAACGGCGGCTCCGTTCTGGCCTCGCTCTCCTCCTTCCAGCAGATGTGGATCAGCAAACAGGAATACGAGGAATCCGGTCCGGGCGTCGTTCACCGTAAATGTTTCTAA
- the LOC114144955 gene encoding actin-5-like isoform X1, translating to MVSEMEKQVAPVVIDNGSGFTKAGFSGEDAPCAVFPSVVGRPTHQGVAVAGGQKDRFIGAEALSHRDLLTLKNPIERGVVVNWDDMEKIWHHTFYNELHVDPANHPVLLTEAPLNPKPNKEKTTQVMFEAFSCPAMYVAMQPVLSMYSSGRTTGTVMESGDGCSHAVPVYEGYALPQAVLRLNLGGADLTDYLVKLLTSRGFSFSSAGQREMVNGMKEKLCFVALDFDQEVKSAASSSSLDKTYKLPDGRDISIGAERIRCPEALFKPELIEMEAAGVHETIHSSIMKCEVDVRKDLFSTILLSGGSTLFSGISDRMKKEISHLAPPTVKIQIFAPAERQFSVWNGGSVLASLSSFQQMWISKQEYEESGPGVVHRKCF from the exons atggtttcaGAAATGGAGAAACAAGTCGCTCCTGTCGTCATTGACAACGGCTCCGGTTTTACCAAAGCTGGTTTTTCTGGAGAAGATGCTCCCTGCGCCGTGTTTCCGTCAGTGGTTGGTCGCCCCACGcaccag GGCGTGGCGGTGGCTGGAGGACAGAAGGACAGATTTATAGGAGCTGAAGCTCTGAGTCACAGAGATCTGCTGACCCTGAAGAATCCCATCGAACGTGGCGTCGTCGTCAACTGGGACGACATGGAGAAG ATCTGGCATCACACCTTCTACAACGAGCTTCACGTTGATCCTGCGAATCATCCGGTCCTGCTGACCGAGGCGCCGCTCAACCCcaaaccaaacaaggagaagacGACACAG GTCATGTTCGAGGCCTTCAGCTGTCCTGCCATGTACGTGGCCATGCAGCCGGTCCTGTCCATGTACTCCTCTGGTCGGACCACAG GGACGGTGATGGAGTCCGGTGACGGCTGCAGTCATGCCGTTCCGGTTTATGAAGGCTACGCTCTGCCTCAGGCCGTCCTGCGCCTGAACCTGGGTGGAGCGGACCTGACGGATTACCTGGTGAAGCTCCTGACCAGCAGAGGATTCAGCTTCAGCTCCGCCG GTCAGCGTGAGATGGTAAATGGTATGAAGGAGAAGCTCTGCTTCGTGGCTCTGGACTTCGACCAGGAGGTGAAGTCGGCggcttcttcctcctccctggACAAAACCTACAAGCTTCCTGATGGACGAGACATTTCCATCGGCGCAGAGCGGATCCGCTGTCCAGAGGCGCTCTTCAAGCCTGAACTCATCG AAATGGAGGCAGCTGGAGTTCATGAAACCATCCACAGCAGCATCATGAAGTGTGAGGTGGATGTTCGTAAAGACCTTTTCTCCACCATCCTGCTGTCTGGAGGCTCCACCTTGTTCTCTGGGATCTCTGATCGCATGAAGAAGGAAATCTCTCATCTCGCCCCGCCGACCGTGAAGATCCAG ATCTTCGCCCCCGCTGAGAGGCAGTTCTCCGTCTGGAACGGCGGCTCCGTTCTGGCCTCGCTCTCCTCCTTCCAGCAGATGTGGATCAGCAAACAGGAATACGAGGAATCCGGTCCGGGCGTCGTTCACCGTAAATGTTTCTAA